TGCGGATGCCCACCTTGCCGTTTTCGCGTACGAATCCCCAGAATTTCATGCTATTCCCCCTTCTTGTCGCCGCGGCCGCGGGTACCTTCGACATTGTGGATGTGGACGCACTGTCCCGGTTCGATATCCTGTGAGGCGACACCGATGACGCAGCCGTATTTGATGATCTGTTCCCCTTTCCGGATCTTTCTGATGGCGACCTTGAAGCCGAACTTCACGTTATCGGCGGCCGTGAGGGTACAGGCGTCCGTCCCTACCGAAAAAGCGAACTGTTCGCCGGCCGGTATGTCATCAAGGGCATTGGCAACATTGTCGTTGCTGTTGACTACAAGTGCATGGTTCATGTGGGCCTCCTTGGCGTCGGGTATTTGCTGCCCTTTTAGCAAAGTGTGTGCCATCACATAACCATATTA
This is a stretch of genomic DNA from Desulfovibrio piger. It encodes these proteins:
- a CDS encoding UxaA family hydrolase — its product is MNHALVVNSNDNVANALDDIPAGEQFAFSVGTDACTLTAADNVKFGFKVAIRKIRKGEQIIKYGCVIGVASQDIEPGQCVHIHNVEGTRGRGDKKGE